A single window of Providencia alcalifaciens DNA harbors:
- a CDS encoding TatD family hydrolase, whose translation MSDNIRFIDTHCHFDFPPFSEALIESLEAAKQGGITDIIIPAVSQDNFQRVWNLAHQHSQLHAAMGFHPLYLSQFQESHFEKLTDFLMCKSQKCVAVGEIGLDLYMEDPQFERQQILLQRQLKLAKQFDLPVILHSRKTHDQLVAMLRRYEVPARGVVHGFAGSLSQAESFVKLGYYIGVGGTITYERASKTRQVMAQLPLSCLVFETDAPDMPVSGFQGEPNRPERIQWVFQSLCELRHESPDEIAQQLYNNSRTLFNLI comes from the coding sequence ATGAGTGATAATATTCGATTTATCGACACTCACTGTCATTTTGATTTTCCCCCGTTCAGCGAGGCACTTATTGAAAGCCTAGAAGCCGCGAAGCAAGGTGGAATTACGGATATTATTATTCCTGCGGTTAGTCAGGATAACTTTCAGCGCGTCTGGAATTTAGCGCATCAGCATTCTCAACTCCACGCAGCAATGGGATTTCACCCTCTATATTTAAGCCAGTTTCAAGAATCACATTTTGAAAAACTGACGGATTTTCTGATGTGTAAAAGCCAGAAATGCGTGGCGGTAGGAGAGATTGGGCTTGATCTCTATATGGAAGATCCTCAATTTGAAAGGCAGCAAATATTACTACAGCGCCAGTTGAAGCTAGCGAAGCAGTTTGACTTACCTGTTATTTTGCATTCAAGAAAAACCCATGATCAATTGGTTGCTATGTTACGTCGCTATGAAGTCCCAGCTCGAGGTGTAGTGCATGGTTTTGCTGGCAGCCTTTCTCAAGCAGAAAGTTTTGTGAAACTGGGGTATTACATTGGCGTAGGCGGGACAATTACTTATGAGCGAGCGAGTAAAACCCGTCAAGTGATGGCTCAACTCCCGCTAAGCTGTCTTGTGTTTGAAACAGATGCACCGGATATGCCTGTATCCGGTTTTCAAGGTGAGCCTAATCGACCAGAGCGTATTCAGTGGGTATTTCAGTCTTTGTGTGAGCTGCGCCACGAATCTCCAGATGAAATAGCACAACAACTTTACAACAATAGCCGGACGTTATTTAATCTAATTTAG
- a CDS encoding NupC/NupG family nucleoside CNT transporter: protein MQLILSIVGMAVLIAIAVLFSSNRRAIRLRTVGGAFLIQVAIGAFVLYSPAGRSVLQGMSDGVSKVIGYGQDGMSFIFGGLVSDKMFELFGGGGFIFAFRVLPIIVFFSSLIAVLYYLGIMQLVIKILGGGLQKVLGTSRTESLSATANIFVGQTEAPLVVRPYISTMTNSELFAIMCGGLASVAGSVLAGYAQMGVPMEYLIAASFMAAPGGLLFAKLMVPETEVVKDDVDAKDLVAEADRPTNIIDAAASGAASGMQLALNVGAMLLAFIALIALINGILGGVGGWFNYPQLSLELLLGWVFAPIAYLIGVPWSEATIAGSFIGQKVVVNEFVAFMNFGEYMKADADVIAAGKQVLSAHTKAIISFALCGFANLSSVAILLGGLGGMAPNRRSDVARLGMKAVMAGTLSNLMSATIAGFFLTLTAMTAM, encoded by the coding sequence ATGCAACTCATTTTGAGTATTGTTGGGATGGCGGTGCTTATTGCGATAGCCGTTCTCTTCTCCAGCAATCGTCGCGCAATTAGACTTCGTACAGTCGGCGGTGCTTTTTTAATCCAAGTCGCTATCGGCGCATTCGTTCTTTACTCCCCTGCGGGACGTAGCGTTTTACAAGGCATGTCCGACGGTGTTTCTAAAGTTATCGGTTACGGTCAAGACGGGATGAGCTTCATCTTCGGTGGTCTAGTTTCCGACAAAATGTTTGAATTATTTGGCGGTGGCGGTTTTATCTTTGCTTTCCGTGTATTGCCTATCATCGTCTTCTTCTCATCTCTGATTGCAGTCCTGTATTATCTCGGCATCATGCAACTGGTCATCAAAATTCTAGGTGGTGGTCTGCAAAAAGTACTGGGAACTTCAAGAACTGAATCACTGTCTGCAACCGCGAATATTTTCGTTGGTCAAACTGAAGCACCTCTGGTTGTTCGCCCTTATATTTCTACCATGACTAACTCTGAACTGTTTGCCATCATGTGTGGTGGTTTAGCGTCTGTAGCGGGTTCAGTATTAGCGGGTTATGCGCAAATGGGTGTTCCAATGGAATATCTGATTGCGGCATCCTTCATGGCGGCACCGGGTGGATTACTGTTTGCTAAGTTAATGGTTCCTGAAACTGAAGTTGTTAAAGATGATGTGGATGCTAAAGATTTAGTAGCTGAAGCAGATCGTCCAACCAACATCATCGATGCAGCAGCATCGGGTGCAGCATCCGGTATGCAACTGGCTCTGAACGTGGGGGCAATGTTACTGGCATTCATCGCATTAATCGCCTTAATTAACGGTATCTTAGGTGGTGTGGGTGGCTGGTTTAACTATCCACAATTATCCCTCGAATTATTACTAGGTTGGGTATTTGCTCCAATTGCATACTTAATTGGTGTGCCATGGAGCGAAGCAACAATTGCCGGTTCTTTCATTGGGCAAAAAGTGGTTGTGAACGAATTCGTTGCTTTCATGAACTTCGGTGAATATATGAAAGCAGATGCGGATGTGATTGCGGCTGGCAAGCAAGTTCTGTCTGCTCACACTAAAGCGATTATTTCGTTCGCTCTGTGTGGTTTTGCAAACTTATCTTCTGTAGCAATTTTGCTGGGTGGCTTAGGTGGAATGGCACCAAACCGCCGTAGTGATGTCGCTCGTTTAGGTATGAAAGCCGTGATGGCAGGTACACTCTCTAACTTAATGAGTGCGACTATCGCAGGCTTCTTCTTAACATTGACTGCAATGACCGCAATGTAA
- the deoC gene encoding deoxyribose-phosphate aldolase: MTDLKAAAQRALTLMDLTTLNDDDTDAKVIALCHQAKSPAGHTAAICIYPRFIPIARKTLREQGTPDIRIATVTNFPHGNDDIEIALAETKAAIAYGADEVDVVFPYRALMAGNEKIGFDLVKACKDACAASNVLLKVIIETGELKDAALIRKASEISINAGADFIKTSTGKVPVNATLESAEIMMQVIHDMGVAKSVGFKPAGGVRTAEEAAQYLALASKILGDNWADARHFRFGASSLLANLLNTLGFDVKKSSSSY; encoded by the coding sequence ATGACTGATTTAAAAGCAGCAGCGCAACGCGCACTGACCCTGATGGATTTAACCACGTTAAATGACGACGACACTGACGCAAAAGTGATCGCCTTATGTCATCAGGCAAAAAGCCCAGCAGGCCACACCGCTGCTATCTGTATTTATCCTCGTTTTATTCCTATTGCACGTAAAACCTTGCGTGAACAAGGAACACCAGATATCCGCATTGCGACCGTCACCAACTTCCCACATGGTAATGATGATATTGAGATTGCTTTAGCCGAAACTAAAGCTGCCATTGCTTATGGTGCAGATGAAGTTGACGTTGTATTCCCATACCGTGCACTGATGGCTGGCAATGAAAAAATCGGTTTCGATTTAGTGAAAGCATGTAAAGATGCTTGCGCAGCCTCAAATGTATTACTGAAAGTGATCATTGAAACTGGCGAGCTAAAAGATGCTGCACTAATCCGTAAAGCGTCTGAAATTTCAATCAATGCAGGTGCTGATTTTATTAAGACATCCACGGGTAAAGTACCTGTGAATGCCACTTTAGAAAGCGCAGAAATCATGATGCAAGTCATCCATGATATGGGCGTTGCGAAAAGTGTTGGTTTCAAACCTGCTGGCGGCGTTCGTACCGCTGAAGAAGCAGCACAATATTTAGCCTTAGCAAGCAAAATCTTAGGCGATAACTGGGCTGATGCTCGCCATTTCCGTTTTGGTGCATCTAGCTTATTAGCGAATTTATTAAATACTCTGGGATTTGACGTTAAAAAATCCTCCAGCAGCTATTAA
- the deoA gene encoding thymidine phosphorylase, with protein MFLAQEIIRKKRDGKPLSEEEIRFFINGVRDNTVSEGQIAALAMTIYFNDMTTPERVALTLAMRDSGTVLNWKSLNLNGPLVDKHSTGGVGDVTSLMLGPMVAACGGYVPMISGRGLGHTGGTLDKLEAIPGFDIFPDDERFRDIIKNVGVAIIGQTNSLAPADKRFYATRDITATVDSIPLITASILGKKLAEGLDALVMDVKVGSGAFMPTYEKSEQLAESIVQVANGAGCNTTALLTDMNEVLASSAGNAVEVREAVQFLTGEYRNPRLFEVTMALCVEMLVSGKLASDRDDARQKLQAVLDNGKAAEVFGRMVAAQKGPKDFVENYSKYLPTAVLSKAVYAPQAGIITQMDTRALGMSVVTLGGGRRKASDPIDYSVGLSDIAALGSKVDTQTPLAIIHANSEKSWEEAAKEVRAAMIIGDKAPEATPMVYRQISE; from the coding sequence GTGTTTCTCGCTCAAGAAATTATTCGTAAAAAACGTGATGGCAAACCATTAAGCGAAGAAGAGATCCGCTTCTTCATCAATGGTGTGCGTGATAACACTGTTTCTGAAGGTCAGATTGCAGCCCTTGCAATGACCATCTATTTCAATGATATGACAACCCCTGAGCGTGTCGCGCTAACGCTAGCGATGCGTGATTCAGGTACCGTATTAAATTGGAAATCGCTGAATCTTAATGGCCCACTCGTGGATAAACACTCCACGGGCGGTGTGGGGGATGTGACTTCACTCATGTTGGGACCTATGGTTGCTGCATGTGGTGGTTATGTTCCGATGATTTCCGGTCGCGGATTAGGTCATACCGGTGGAACCCTTGATAAGCTCGAAGCTATCCCTGGATTTGATATTTTCCCTGACGATGAGCGTTTCCGTGACATCATCAAAAATGTGGGCGTGGCGATTATTGGTCAAACCAACTCACTAGCCCCTGCTGACAAGCGTTTCTATGCGACTCGTGATATCACGGCGACCGTGGATTCTATTCCTCTTATCACCGCTTCTATCTTAGGTAAAAAATTAGCCGAAGGGTTAGATGCGTTAGTGATGGACGTTAAAGTGGGTTCTGGTGCATTTATGCCAACCTACGAAAAATCAGAGCAACTGGCTGAGTCTATCGTGCAAGTCGCCAATGGTGCAGGTTGTAATACCACTGCGCTGTTAACTGATATGAACGAAGTACTGGCATCTAGCGCAGGTAATGCCGTTGAAGTCCGTGAAGCTGTACAGTTCCTGACGGGTGAATACCGTAACCCACGTTTGTTTGAAGTCACCATGGCGCTGTGTGTGGAAATGCTAGTGTCTGGTAAGTTGGCGTCAGATCGTGACGATGCACGTCAGAAATTACAAGCGGTGCTGGATAACGGCAAAGCGGCGGAAGTGTTTGGTCGTATGGTTGCGGCACAAAAAGGGCCGAAAGATTTTGTTGAAAATTACAGCAAATATCTACCAACTGCCGTTCTTAGCAAAGCAGTTTACGCACCTCAAGCGGGCATTATCACACAAATGGACACACGAGCACTGGGTATGTCTGTGGTAACGTTAGGGGGTGGTCGTCGTAAAGCTTCTGATCCTATCGATTACAGTGTTGGTTTAAGTGATATCGCAGCATTAGGTAGCAAAGTTGATACCCAAACTCCACTTGCGATCATTCATGCCAATAGCGAAAAATCATGGGAAGAGGCGGCGAAAGAAGTTCGCGCTGCTATGATTATTGGGGATAAAGCCCCAGAAGCGACACCAATGGTCTATCGTCAAATTAGTGAATAA